One Natrinema salaciae genomic region harbors:
- the endA gene encoding tRNA-intron lyase, with protein MALEGRFETDDGVVYVGGDARQRYHDSRGYGYPLEGNEIALAPVEAAHLLYRGDLEAIVDAASGERLRFREFVAREPGEGFGVRFLVYADLRSRGFYLSPAAEPWVPDPPGGEVDFAVFPRGKGPGDGKIAYALRIVGERTDIPAAELREGVLAVVDEESEITYFEIGRRNPSGTSGSDAALPDGCEADLLADRVVVWEPPLDLYERTFYGQPLEGREYDEPTLQCSLLEAAYLAERGAIDLEPEMVRERGREVEGERFDRRLTVYTELRERGVVPKTGYKFGADFRTYADVESVENLGHSELLVRVHPADYVFEPRDLALDVRLAHGVRKTMVFALVGDGTDRSDAIEWWSLERLTP; from the coding sequence ATGGCACTCGAGGGACGGTTCGAGACGGACGACGGCGTCGTCTACGTCGGCGGCGACGCGCGCCAGCGCTATCACGACTCGCGAGGCTACGGCTATCCGCTCGAAGGCAACGAGATCGCGCTCGCGCCCGTCGAGGCGGCCCACCTGCTCTACCGGGGAGACCTCGAGGCGATCGTCGACGCCGCGAGCGGCGAGCGGCTGCGTTTCCGGGAGTTCGTCGCCAGGGAGCCCGGCGAGGGGTTCGGCGTGCGGTTTCTCGTCTACGCGGATCTGCGATCGCGCGGATTCTACCTCTCGCCGGCCGCGGAGCCGTGGGTTCCGGACCCGCCCGGCGGCGAGGTCGACTTCGCGGTCTTCCCGCGCGGGAAGGGGCCCGGCGACGGGAAGATCGCCTACGCCCTGCGGATCGTCGGCGAGCGAACCGACATCCCCGCCGCCGAGCTCCGGGAAGGCGTCTTGGCGGTCGTCGACGAGGAAAGCGAGATTACCTATTTCGAGATCGGCCGCCGAAATCCGTCGGGGACCTCGGGGTCGGACGCCGCGCTGCCCGACGGCTGTGAGGCCGACCTGCTCGCCGATCGGGTCGTTGTCTGGGAGCCGCCGCTCGACCTCTACGAGCGGACGTTCTACGGCCAACCGCTCGAGGGCCGGGAGTACGACGAGCCGACGCTGCAGTGTTCCCTGCTCGAGGCGGCCTACCTCGCCGAACGGGGCGCGATCGACCTCGAGCCCGAGATGGTCCGCGAGCGGGGGCGGGAGGTCGAGGGCGAACGCTTCGATCGGCGGCTGACCGTCTATACGGAGCTGCGAGAGCGGGGCGTCGTCCCCAAGACGGGGTACAAGTTCGGGGCGGACTTCCGGACGTACGCGGACGTGGAGTCGGTCGAGAATCTCGGACACTCCGAACTGCTCGTTCGCGTGCATCCGGCCGACTACGTCTTCGAACCGCGCGATCTGGCGCTGGACGTGCGGCTGGCCCACGGCGTCCGGAAGACGATGGTGTTCGCGCTGGTGGGCGACGGAACGGATCGAAGCGACGCGATCGAATGGTGGTCGCTCGAGCGGCTCACGCCGTAG
- a CDS encoding helix-turn-helix transcriptional regulator produces the protein MNGRVGVTILLVALLLTGTGPVVAATAVDGGQPQSEPFAVQQDRIDADEVRMDVAVRPNGTAAWTLEFWVRLDDNESETAFESLRDDIRADPANHTQSFADRMTDTVTAASDATGREMAADEFSVTTERQSFGREYGVVRYAFRWHGFAAVDGDELRAGDAIEGIYLDDGTRLLIEWPDGYEPTSIAPDPDDERDHAVIWRGDETDFVSGEPRVVVTAAGSGFSTAMIAGIAVGVVGLGVAGAWWYRNREPASRATGDNGAATSDSGPEPDPRSDAGAAGTSDESANSSATEGPDPELLTNEEQVLRLVRDRGGRMKQQAVVEELGWTDAKTSKVVTGLREEGALESFRLGRENVLSLPDAEEEEGNETERET, from the coding sequence ATGAACGGTCGCGTCGGCGTGACGATCCTCCTGGTCGCGCTCCTGCTCACCGGAACGGGACCGGTCGTCGCCGCTACAGCCGTGGACGGCGGGCAGCCGCAGTCGGAGCCGTTCGCGGTCCAGCAAGACCGGATCGACGCGGACGAGGTCCGAATGGACGTCGCTGTCCGACCGAACGGGACCGCAGCGTGGACCCTCGAGTTCTGGGTTCGGCTCGACGACAACGAGAGCGAGACGGCTTTCGAGTCGCTGCGGGACGACATCCGAGCGGACCCGGCGAATCACACACAGTCCTTCGCCGATCGAATGACCGACACGGTCACCGCGGCGAGCGACGCGACGGGTCGGGAGATGGCCGCCGACGAGTTCAGCGTGACGACCGAGCGCCAGTCGTTCGGCCGCGAGTACGGCGTGGTCAGATACGCGTTCCGCTGGCACGGATTTGCCGCCGTCGACGGCGACGAACTCCGCGCAGGCGATGCGATCGAAGGGATCTACCTCGACGACGGGACGCGATTACTGATCGAGTGGCCGGACGGATACGAACCGACCTCGATCGCACCCGACCCGGACGACGAACGCGATCACGCGGTGATCTGGCGGGGTGACGAGACCGACTTCGTCTCCGGCGAGCCTCGGGTCGTCGTCACTGCCGCCGGAAGCGGGTTCAGTACGGCGATGATCGCGGGGATCGCGGTCGGCGTGGTCGGACTCGGCGTCGCCGGCGCGTGGTGGTACCGCAACCGAGAGCCGGCGAGTCGAGCGACCGGAGATAACGGGGCGGCCACGTCCGATTCCGGACCCGAGCCGGACCCTCGTTCGGACGCCGGGGCGGCGGGAACGTCCGACGAATCGGCGAACTCGAGCGCGACGGAGGGGCCGGACCCCGAACTCCTCACCAACGAAGAGCAGGTCCTTCGCCTCGTCAGAGACCGCGGCGGCCGGATGAAACAGCAGGCGGTCGTCGAGGAACTCGGCTGGACCGACGCGAAGACCAGCAAGGTCGTCACCGGGCTCCGCGAGGAGGGCGCGCTCGAGTCGTTCCGGCTCGGTCGCGAGAACGTGCTCTCGCTTCCCGATGCGGAGGAGGAGGAAGGGAACGAGACCGAACGAGAGACCTGA
- a CDS encoding tryptophan--tRNA ligase, producing the protein MTGDDPLEEPESGEPLPDGGAAGADDVALDPWGSSSVSDYRKLFEEFGIEEFDELLDQVPNPHYLMRRGVIFGHRDYRPVAEALQNDEPAAVLSGFMPTGDPHIGHKLVFDEIIWHQQQGADAYGLIADLEANSARGMSWAEIDEHARDYLLSLLALGFDPDEGTLYRQSTNRELQDLSFELGAEANFSEFQAIYGFDGETDVSHMQSVVTQMADILYPQLEEPKPTVIPVGPDQDPHVRLARDLAERMRFFKVSEAYASFELEPDERALVAAFYERLDPADVDDDALRCVHVAEALEETPLSELDADADTLSSVLTKLNEAGMEPVRPRTRFFDRRATDEAFDALIDAIAGEKRVYESHVDAFEIDRAEAEELAREIEVENGGHGFQPPSSIYHRFMTGLTGGKMSSSVPASHISLLDDPEDGYDKVKAATTGGRETAEEQREKGGRADECPVYELYAYLLAGDDDEFAKRVYDECVGGERLCGDCKEQAAQLMREFLAEHQEKRAEVEELLEAADIELESPRRR; encoded by the coding sequence ATGACCGGAGACGACCCACTCGAGGAGCCCGAGTCAGGGGAACCGTTACCAGACGGCGGAGCTGCAGGTGCGGACGACGTCGCGCTGGACCCCTGGGGTTCCTCGAGCGTCTCCGACTACCGGAAGCTGTTCGAGGAGTTCGGCATCGAGGAGTTCGACGAGTTGCTCGACCAGGTACCGAACCCGCACTACCTGATGCGTCGGGGCGTCATCTTCGGCCACCGCGACTACCGGCCGGTCGCCGAGGCGCTGCAGAACGACGAGCCGGCGGCCGTCCTCTCGGGGTTCATGCCCACCGGCGACCCCCACATCGGCCACAAGCTGGTCTTCGACGAGATCATCTGGCACCAACAGCAGGGAGCCGACGCCTACGGCCTCATCGCCGACCTCGAGGCCAACTCGGCCCGCGGGATGAGCTGGGCGGAGATCGACGAGCACGCCCGGGACTACCTCCTCTCGTTGCTCGCACTCGGCTTCGACCCGGACGAGGGGACCCTCTACCGCCAGTCGACGAACCGCGAACTGCAGGACCTGTCCTTCGAACTCGGTGCCGAGGCGAACTTCTCCGAGTTCCAGGCGATCTACGGCTTCGACGGCGAGACCGACGTCTCGCACATGCAGTCGGTCGTCACCCAGATGGCCGACATCCTCTACCCGCAACTCGAGGAGCCGAAACCGACCGTGATCCCCGTCGGGCCGGACCAAGACCCCCACGTCCGGCTCGCGCGGGACCTCGCCGAGCGGATGCGCTTCTTCAAGGTGAGCGAGGCCTACGCCAGCTTCGAACTCGAGCCCGACGAGCGCGCCCTCGTCGCCGCGTTCTACGAGCGGCTCGACCCCGCCGACGTCGACGACGACGCGCTCCGCTGCGTGCACGTCGCCGAGGCGCTCGAGGAGACGCCACTGTCCGAACTCGACGCGGACGCCGACACGCTGAGCTCGGTCCTGACGAAACTCAACGAGGCCGGCATGGAACCGGTCCGGCCGCGAACCCGGTTCTTCGATCGGCGAGCCACCGACGAGGCCTTCGACGCGCTGATCGACGCGATAGCGGGCGAGAAACGGGTCTACGAGAGCCACGTCGACGCCTTCGAGATCGACCGCGCCGAGGCCGAGGAGCTGGCCCGGGAGATCGAGGTCGAGAACGGCGGCCACGGATTTCAGCCGCCGTCCTCGATCTACCACCGGTTCATGACCGGGCTCACGGGCGGGAAGATGTCCTCTTCGGTTCCGGCGAGTCACATCTCGCTGCTCGACGACCCCGAGGACGGCTACGACAAGGTGAAGGCCGCGACGACCGGCGGCCGAGAGACGGCCGAGGAACAGCGCGAGAAGGGAGGCCGCGCCGACGAATGCCCGGTCTACGAACTCTACGCCTACCTGTTGGCCGGCGACGACGACGAGTTCGCCAAGCGCGTCTACGACGAGTGCGTCGGTGGCGAGCGCCTCTGTGGCGACTGCAAGGAACAGGCCGCCCAGCTCATGCGGGAGTTCCTCGCGGAACACCAGGAGAAACGCGCGGAAGTCGAGGAGCTGCTCGAGGCCGCCGACATCGAACTCGAGTCGCCGCGGCGTCGCTGA
- a CDS encoding methylated-DNA--[protein]-cysteine S-methyltransferase: MDVQLFGREREIDESRIDARPATIREQIREYEAGERTAFDLEIAYPDSFTGRVMQAMTAIPAGETRTYGDVAATLESAPVAVGQACGRNPIPVIVPCHRIVGVDSLVGYGGGLDLKRQLLEHEGAAIPGEREAVDSPRD, translated from the coding sequence ATGGACGTTCAGCTATTCGGACGCGAGCGGGAGATCGACGAGTCGCGGATCGACGCACGGCCGGCGACGATCCGCGAACAGATACGGGAGTACGAGGCGGGCGAACGGACGGCGTTCGACCTCGAGATCGCGTACCCCGACAGCTTTACCGGGCGCGTTATGCAGGCGATGACGGCTATTCCGGCCGGCGAAACGAGAACGTACGGTGACGTCGCGGCGACGCTCGAGAGCGCACCGGTCGCGGTCGGGCAGGCCTGCGGTCGGAACCCGATTCCCGTCATCGTTCCCTGCCACCGTATCGTCGGCGTCGACTCGCTGGTCGGATACGGCGGCGGACTGGATCTGAAACGGCAGTTGCTCGAGCACGAGGGCGCGGCGATTCCGGGCGAGCGGGAGGCCGTCGACTCGCCGCGCGACTGA
- the pheS gene encoding phenylalanine--tRNA ligase subunit alpha yields the protein MQLPSQQVAVLKTANADEATSVDALATATDLPPETVTGAVFELEDEGLVAVSERVDETVALTDEGREYVAEGLPEVRLYEAALEAGADADPVSMGQVIGASGLEGNAVDIALSNYARKGYGAIDGGEITADPDAAPDADTEANALAALADADDAPTDGVDVDSEALESLDRRGLLERRESTVREVTLTERAVTELMAGLETAETVGQVTPELLTSGEWADVEFAEYNVEADAEQFQGGNVHILRQTAERVKDVLVGMGFQEMEGPHVDADFWINDCLFMPQDHPARTHWDRFALEQPTHIGELPDDLVDRVERAHKEGVGPDGEGYHSPWDEDFARALALRGHTTSLSTRYLSGEEIGELEPPQRYFSVEKVYRNDTLDPTHLLEFFQIEGWVMADDLSVRDLMGTFEEFYAQFGIEDIQFKPHYNPYTEPSFELFGTHPTTGELVEIGNSGIFREEMLDPLGVDCDVMAWGLALERLLMLMYGFEDIRDIHGTLCDLELLRETEVTY from the coding sequence ATGCAACTTCCATCACAACAGGTCGCGGTCCTGAAGACCGCGAACGCGGACGAGGCAACGTCCGTCGACGCCCTCGCCACGGCGACCGACCTCCCTCCCGAAACCGTCACCGGGGCGGTCTTCGAACTCGAGGACGAGGGGCTGGTCGCCGTCAGCGAACGCGTCGACGAAACGGTCGCCCTGACCGACGAGGGGCGCGAGTACGTGGCCGAGGGGCTTCCCGAGGTCCGACTGTACGAGGCAGCGCTCGAGGCCGGTGCCGACGCCGACCCCGTCTCGATGGGGCAGGTCATCGGCGCGTCGGGTCTCGAGGGGAACGCGGTCGACATCGCGCTCTCGAACTACGCGCGCAAGGGCTACGGCGCGATCGACGGCGGCGAGATCACGGCCGATCCGGACGCAGCGCCGGACGCCGACACGGAGGCGAACGCGCTCGCGGCGCTCGCCGACGCCGACGACGCGCCGACCGACGGCGTCGACGTGGATTCGGAGGCGCTCGAATCGCTCGACCGACGCGGCCTGCTCGAGCGCCGCGAGTCGACGGTCCGCGAAGTGACCCTGACCGAGCGCGCCGTCACGGAGCTGATGGCGGGGCTCGAGACCGCCGAAACGGTCGGCCAGGTCACGCCGGAACTCCTGACGAGCGGCGAGTGGGCGGACGTCGAGTTCGCCGAGTACAACGTCGAGGCCGACGCCGAGCAGTTCCAGGGCGGCAACGTCCACATCCTGCGCCAGACCGCCGAGCGCGTGAAAGACGTCCTCGTCGGCATGGGCTTTCAGGAGATGGAGGGCCCGCACGTCGACGCGGACTTCTGGATCAACGACTGCCTGTTCATGCCCCAGGACCACCCCGCGCGGACGCACTGGGACCGGTTCGCCTTGGAACAGCCAACCCACATCGGCGAGCTTCCGGACGACCTCGTCGACCGCGTCGAGCGGGCGCACAAGGAGGGCGTCGGCCCGGACGGCGAGGGCTATCACTCGCCGTGGGACGAGGACTTCGCGCGGGCGCTCGCGCTGCGCGGACACACCACCTCGCTGTCGACCCGCTACCTCTCGGGCGAGGAGATCGGCGAACTCGAGCCGCCACAGCGGTACTTCAGCGTCGAGAAGGTGTACCGCAACGACACGCTCGACCCGACCCACCTGCTCGAGTTCTTCCAGATCGAGGGCTGGGTGATGGCCGACGACCTCTCGGTGCGCGACCTGATGGGCACCTTCGAGGAGTTCTACGCCCAGTTCGGTATCGAGGACATCCAGTTCAAGCCCCACTACAACCCCTACACCGAGCCGAGCTTCGAGCTGTTCGGCACTCACCCGACGACCGGCGAACTGGTCGAGATCGGCAACTCGGGCATCTTCCGCGAAGAGATGCTCGATCCCCTCGGCGTCGACTGCGACGTGATGGCGTGGGGACTGGCCCTCGAGCGACTGCTCATGCTGATGTACGGCTTCGAGGACATCCGGGACATCCACGGGACGCTGTGTGACCTGGAACTGCTGCGCGAAACGGAGGTGACCTACTGA
- the pheT gene encoding phenylalanine--tRNA ligase subunit beta: protein MPTVDIDPDELRTLTGHDEKSDDDLIDDLFGLGLEFEGRTEDGEFELEFAPDRLDRLSVEGVARSMRYQYGDARGVHVPSPNSPDWTIEVDESVPDDRPYVTGAVVRDVDLDEESLESLIQLQEKLHATMGRKRAKGAIGIHDLTMLKGSAATEGNPTIQYVGVEPDEDRFVPLDSDREMTPADVLEDHQTGQTYADLVSEYERYPAIYDSIGLFSFPPVINGRRTEVSTDSRDLFVEMTGTDQWTIDKMLTIVCYALSARGATLEEVRVEYPDSESGGRELVRPDLSMKTKTVAHDRIETILGIGLDPDDVIDLAERSGLEAEKAENDAGDLVYEVTIPPYRVDVLHPLDIIDDLGRAYGFNDLEPRYPDIGTVGGRHERSRLENAARTQLVGLGFEDMLNFHMISEAENYDRLDVSPGDDVYGTGEPATIKEPYSEDFTMLRTWVTPSLLMVLERNTHRSYPQNLAEIGFAAEVDERENTGVSEGRRVGAVLAHHDAGYEDAKARLQALARNFDVELETPPTDHPTFISGRTAAVVIDGEEVGVLGEVHPKVLVEHDLEVPVSAFEFDLEALR from the coding sequence ATGCCCACGGTCGACATCGACCCCGACGAACTGCGTACCCTGACCGGCCACGACGAGAAGAGCGACGACGACCTGATCGACGACCTGTTCGGGCTCGGCCTCGAGTTCGAGGGCCGAACCGAGGACGGCGAGTTCGAACTCGAGTTCGCGCCCGACCGTCTCGATCGGCTCTCCGTCGAGGGCGTCGCCCGCTCGATGCGCTACCAGTACGGCGACGCGCGAGGTGTACACGTCCCCTCGCCGAACTCGCCGGACTGGACGATCGAAGTCGACGAGTCGGTCCCCGACGACCGCCCGTACGTCACGGGTGCGGTCGTCCGCGACGTCGACTTAGACGAGGAGTCCCTCGAGTCTCTGATTCAGCTCCAGGAGAAGCTCCACGCGACGATGGGGCGCAAACGCGCGAAGGGCGCGATCGGAATCCACGATCTGACGATGCTGAAGGGGAGCGCCGCCACGGAAGGCAATCCGACGATCCAGTACGTTGGCGTCGAACCCGACGAAGATCGGTTCGTTCCCCTCGATTCCGATCGAGAGATGACGCCCGCCGACGTGCTCGAGGACCACCAGACGGGACAGACCTACGCCGACCTGGTCAGCGAGTACGAGCGCTACCCCGCGATCTACGACAGCATCGGGCTGTTCTCGTTCCCGCCGGTCATCAACGGCCGGCGGACCGAGGTGTCGACGGACTCACGGGACCTGTTCGTCGAGATGACCGGCACCGACCAGTGGACGATCGACAAGATGCTGACCATCGTCTGCTACGCGCTCTCGGCCCGGGGAGCCACGCTCGAGGAAGTGCGGGTGGAGTATCCGGATAGCGAGTCCGGCGGACGCGAACTCGTCCGCCCGGATCTCTCGATGAAGACGAAGACGGTCGCGCACGACCGCATCGAGACCATCCTCGGGATCGGGCTCGATCCCGACGACGTGATCGATCTCGCCGAGCGATCCGGGCTCGAGGCCGAAAAGGCGGAGAACGACGCTGGCGACCTCGTCTACGAGGTGACGATCCCACCCTACCGCGTCGACGTGCTCCACCCGCTGGACATCATCGACGACCTCGGGCGGGCCTACGGCTTCAACGACCTCGAGCCCCGCTACCCCGACATCGGGACCGTCGGCGGTCGTCACGAGCGCTCCCGGCTCGAGAACGCCGCCCGCACGCAGCTCGTCGGGCTCGGCTTCGAGGACATGCTGAACTTCCACATGATCAGCGAGGCCGAGAACTACGACCGGCTCGATGTGTCGCCCGGTGACGACGTCTACGGCACCGGCGAGCCGGCGACCATCAAAGAACCCTACAGCGAGGACTTCACCATGCTTCGAACCTGGGTCACGCCCTCACTCCTGATGGTCCTCGAGCGGAACACCCACCGGTCGTACCCGCAGAACCTCGCCGAGATCGGCTTCGCCGCCGAAGTCGACGAGCGCGAGAACACCGGCGTCAGCGAGGGTCGCCGCGTCGGGGCCGTCCTCGCACACCACGACGCCGGCTACGAGGACGCCAAGGCGCGGCTACAGGCGCTGGCCCGCAACTTCGACGTCGAACTGGAGACGCCGCCGACCGACCACCCGACCTTCATTTCGGGTCGAACCGCGGCGGTCGTCATCGACGGTGAGGAAGTCGGCGTGCTCGGCGAGGTCCACCCGAAGGTGCTCGTCGAACACGACCTCGAGGTACCGGTCTCGGCGTTCGAATTCGACCTCGAGGCGCTCCGATAG
- a CDS encoding endonuclease NucS domain-containing protein — MIDDAIRVLAGDCTVIAEDADRAEYRGRVTTIVKPDNTVLVHDVDGYQPVAWLTRADSVSSDRRDGFTLVAKKGTQTLRIAAHEREGFAHYPSSAAGTPVGTCPDCGGALVRSSGVHCVGCGDRYGVPADATIRDEQCDCDCGLPKMRVERGLAFNLCLDRGCESLDAAVKQAFDREWACPTADCDGDLRIRRRGGLIAGCEHYPDCDTGFAVPAGVVDGACGCGLPTFETRSGIRCLDATCDRALEGPLEADSAADD; from the coding sequence GTGATCGACGACGCGATTCGCGTCCTCGCGGGTGACTGCACCGTCATCGCCGAGGACGCCGACCGAGCGGAGTACCGCGGCCGAGTGACCACCATCGTCAAACCGGACAACACCGTCCTCGTCCACGACGTCGACGGCTACCAGCCCGTCGCGTGGCTCACCCGCGCCGACAGCGTCTCGAGCGACCGCAGGGACGGCTTCACGCTCGTCGCGAAGAAAGGCACCCAGACGCTGCGGATCGCCGCCCACGAGCGGGAGGGGTTCGCACACTATCCGTCCTCCGCGGCCGGGACGCCGGTCGGCACCTGTCCCGACTGCGGGGGCGCGCTCGTGCGCTCGAGCGGGGTCCACTGCGTCGGCTGCGGCGACCGCTACGGCGTGCCGGCCGACGCGACGATCCGAGACGAGCAGTGCGATTGCGACTGCGGCCTCCCGAAGATGCGCGTCGAGCGCGGCCTCGCGTTCAACCTCTGTCTCGACCGCGGCTGCGAGTCCCTCGACGCCGCGGTCAAACAGGCGTTCGACCGCGAGTGGGCGTGTCCGACCGCCGACTGCGACGGCGACCTCCGGATCCGCCGACGCGGCGGGCTCATCGCCGGCTGCGAACACTACCCGGACTGCGACACCGGCTTCGCCGTCCCCGCCGGTGTGGTCGACGGCGCGTGCGGCTGCGGGCTCCCGACCTTCGAAACGAGAAGCGGAATCCGGTGTCTCGACGCGACCTGCGACCGCGCACTCGAGGGGCCGCTCGAGGCGGACTCCGCCGCCGACGACTGA
- a CDS encoding DJ-1/PfpI family protein has translation MADLLAEIVLFDGFDELDAIGPYEVFQNGAQAGASLETRLVTLEETALVTASHGLRVEPDGTLGEPDLLLVPGGGWTTAGGVRAVVDEGTLPDAVGERSAAGATVASVCTGAMVLAAGGLLEGRPAITHQVAVDDLEAHAADVIDARVVDDGDVLTAGGVTAGLDLALWFLEREFGAAVAAAVETEMEHERRGAVVD, from the coding sequence ATGGCCGATCTGCTCGCGGAAATCGTGCTGTTCGACGGCTTCGACGAACTCGACGCCATCGGCCCCTACGAGGTCTTTCAGAACGGGGCGCAGGCCGGCGCGTCCCTCGAAACCCGGCTGGTCACGCTCGAGGAGACGGCGCTCGTGACGGCGAGTCACGGACTCCGCGTCGAACCGGACGGGACCCTCGGGGAGCCGGACCTGTTGCTCGTTCCCGGCGGGGGCTGGACGACCGCGGGCGGCGTCCGGGCGGTCGTCGACGAGGGGACGCTGCCCGACGCCGTCGGCGAGCGATCCGCGGCCGGCGCGACCGTCGCCTCCGTCTGTACCGGTGCGATGGTGCTGGCGGCGGGCGGCCTGCTCGAGGGGCGACCGGCGATCACCCACCAGGTCGCCGTCGACGATCTCGAGGCCCACGCGGCGGACGTAATCGACGCGCGCGTGGTCGACGACGGCGACGTTCTCACCGCCGGCGGCGTCACCGCGGGGCTCGACCTGGCGCTGTGGTTCCTCGAGCGCGAGTTCGGCGCGGCGGTCGCCGCGGCGGTCGAGACGGAGATGGAACACGAACGGCGCGGCGCGGTCGTCGACTGA
- a CDS encoding Lrp/AsnC family transcriptional regulator, which produces MVYAFAMLDTAAGTAEEVCQTLRDATGVVDAHVIAGDFDVMVELTGDDPRDILETITETVRPLEGVGTTRTYVCLD; this is translated from the coding sequence ATGGTCTACGCGTTTGCGATGCTCGACACCGCGGCCGGAACCGCCGAGGAAGTCTGTCAGACCCTGCGCGATGCGACGGGTGTCGTCGACGCACACGTCATCGCGGGCGACTTCGACGTCATGGTCGAACTGACCGGCGACGATCCCCGGGATATACTCGAGACGATTACCGAAACCGTTCGGCCGCTCGAAGGAGTCGGAACGACGCGAACCTACGTCTGTCTCGACTGA
- a CDS encoding ornithine cyclodeaminase family protein codes for MTEFPVLTDGDVYSRFDYETVVDAVRDAFAERAAGTLEAPPRWRVPAGAGDLVFTAGAATGPTNAAGFRVYETHPESGDDHAELVAVFDATTGAFEGLFVGYAVGGLRTGGIGGVAIDCLAREDSETLGILGAGFQARAQVGAACAARDFDEVLVFSPTAESRESFAETVDGEVGPAVRAVDDPEPVVRAAAALVCATDSEEPVFDPDWLEPGTHVTTIGPRFRDAHELPLAVVDRADVVATDSLPQVDAYDRPYIASGDDRERLVELADVLGAPERGRQREDDVTLFCSVGLAGTEVVLGRVLLDQIA; via the coding sequence ATGACCGAGTTTCCCGTCCTCACCGACGGCGACGTCTACTCCCGGTTCGACTACGAGACGGTCGTCGACGCCGTGCGCGACGCCTTCGCGGAACGGGCGGCTGGCACGCTCGAAGCGCCGCCGCGCTGGCGGGTCCCGGCCGGCGCGGGCGACCTGGTGTTCACCGCGGGTGCCGCGACCGGCCCCACGAACGCGGCCGGGTTCCGGGTCTACGAGACGCATCCCGAGTCCGGCGACGACCACGCGGAACTGGTGGCCGTCTTCGACGCGACGACCGGCGCGTTCGAGGGGCTGTTCGTCGGGTACGCGGTCGGCGGGCTCCGAACGGGCGGCATCGGCGGCGTCGCGATCGATTGTCTCGCCCGCGAGGACAGCGAGACGCTGGGGATTCTGGGGGCGGGGTTTCAGGCCCGGGCGCAGGTCGGTGCGGCGTGTGCGGCCCGCGACTTCGACGAGGTACTGGTCTTCAGTCCGACCGCCGAGAGCCGCGAGTCGTTCGCCGAAACGGTCGACGGCGAGGTCGGGCCGGCCGTCCGCGCGGTCGACGATCCCGAACCGGTCGTCCGCGCCGCCGCCGCGCTCGTCTGTGCGACCGACAGCGAGGAGCCGGTCTTCGATCCCGACTGGCTCGAGCCCGGAACCCACGTCACCACGATCGGCCCGCGATTTCGGGACGCCCACGAACTCCCGCTCGCGGTGGTCGATCGCGCCGACGTCGTCGCGACCGACTCGCTGCCGCAGGTCGACGCCTACGACCGGCCGTACATCGCGTCGGGCGACGACCGCGAGCGGCTGGTCGAACTCGCCGACGTGCTCGGAGCCCCCGAACGCGGACGGCAACGCGAGGACGACGTCACGCTGTTCTGTTCGGTCGGATTGGCGGGGACGGAGGTCGTCCTCGGGAGGGTCTTGCTCGATCAGATCGCGTGA